A genomic region of Roseateles amylovorans contains the following coding sequences:
- a CDS encoding ABC transporter ATP-binding protein/permease: MPRTSPTNTPSDPGRTADSKANTANSAATAPATNTPSAAGARARARAAAQRALARTRDAFKRKSDSPRRQPPRLSAAAWRQFLQLAKPYWQGDKKRAAWGLLTLLVVLMLCETQLAVMLNDKTGEMTSALAARDHGRFWLSVRDSLMVLAFAVPVYAFYYYMRDAFSNHWRRWLTGRFLDGYLDGRKYYDISRGSAASQHGDIDNPDQRISEDLNTFTGRSTHFLLMMLGSAMQLVAFCAVLWSLSKPLVAFLAVYATTGTFLALYVFGSPLIKLNFWQLRREADFRFGLMRLRENAESIAFYRGEPQERAQIEGRFEAVYDNYAKLIRKQRSLNLFQRGFSQLTLVVPSVILADSVLSGQLEVGAAVQAAGAFAAVLTAVSLIVDNFESLSRFVAGIDRLHALSEAVLHNKPPTGRERERIASSPAEQLALREVTLYTPQFDRLLVDKLNLQLKPGESLLITGVSGCGKSSLLRAIAGLWRTGSGTIEHPPMEDVFFLPQRPYLQPGSLRSQMIYPDTRTDLDDDTLRRILDEVSLPELVDRVGGLDAVQDWEKLLSMGEQQRLAFARVLVRRPKMVILDEATSALDGRNEHRLYQRLCEDGVTLVSIAHRPAVLRHHTHVLRLHGGGEWSLHPAEGFAFESDDPEAADPRVSAGSARGDVRTLTGTSTPALAADPLGTPMSTAPVEADEPRRAAMSEADRSSIAGLSLGTAT; encoded by the coding sequence ATGCCTCGCACCTCCCCTACCAACACGCCTTCTGACCCCGGCCGGACTGCCGACTCAAAAGCCAACACCGCCAACTCCGCGGCCACGGCGCCCGCAACGAACACGCCCTCCGCAGCCGGCGCCCGCGCCCGTGCGCGGGCGGCCGCACAGCGTGCCTTGGCGCGCACCCGGGACGCCTTCAAACGCAAGTCAGACAGCCCCCGGCGACAGCCGCCGCGACTCTCCGCCGCCGCATGGCGGCAGTTCCTTCAACTCGCCAAGCCGTATTGGCAAGGCGACAAGAAGCGAGCCGCCTGGGGCTTGCTGACCTTGCTGGTCGTGCTGATGCTGTGCGAGACCCAGCTCGCGGTGATGCTCAACGACAAGACCGGTGAAATGACCTCCGCACTGGCCGCGCGCGACCATGGCCGGTTCTGGCTCTCGGTGCGGGACAGCCTGATGGTGCTGGCCTTCGCCGTCCCGGTCTACGCGTTCTACTACTACATGCGGGACGCCTTCTCCAACCATTGGCGTCGCTGGCTCACCGGTCGGTTTCTCGACGGCTACCTCGACGGGCGCAAGTACTACGACATCAGCCGCGGCAGCGCCGCCAGCCAGCACGGCGACATCGACAACCCCGACCAGCGCATCAGCGAAGACCTCAACACCTTCACCGGCCGCTCCACCCATTTCCTGCTGATGATGTTGGGCTCGGCCATGCAACTGGTGGCCTTCTGTGCGGTGCTGTGGTCGCTGTCCAAGCCGCTGGTCGCCTTTCTGGCGGTCTATGCCACCACCGGCACCTTCCTGGCCCTGTATGTCTTCGGCTCGCCGCTGATCAAGCTCAACTTCTGGCAGTTGCGTCGGGAGGCCGACTTCCGGTTCGGTCTGATGCGGCTGCGCGAGAACGCCGAATCGATCGCCTTCTACCGCGGCGAACCGCAGGAGCGCGCCCAGATCGAAGGCCGCTTCGAAGCCGTCTACGACAACTATGCCAAGCTCATCCGCAAGCAGCGCTCGCTCAACCTGTTCCAGCGCGGCTTCAGCCAGTTGACCCTGGTTGTGCCCAGCGTGATCCTGGCCGACAGCGTGCTGTCGGGACAACTGGAGGTCGGCGCCGCCGTCCAGGCCGCGGGCGCGTTCGCTGCGGTGCTGACCGCCGTCTCCCTGATCGTCGACAACTTCGAAAGCCTGAGCCGGTTCGTGGCGGGCATCGACCGGCTGCATGCGCTCTCCGAAGCCGTGCTGCACAACAAGCCGCCCACCGGACGCGAACGTGAGCGCATCGCCAGCAGCCCGGCCGAGCAACTGGCGCTGCGTGAGGTCACGCTCTACACGCCGCAGTTCGACCGCCTGCTGGTCGACAAGCTCAACCTCCAGCTCAAGCCGGGCGAAAGCCTGCTCATCACCGGGGTGAGCGGTTGCGGCAAGAGTTCATTGCTGCGCGCCATTGCCGGCCTGTGGCGCACCGGCAGCGGCACCATTGAACATCCACCGATGGAGGATGTCTTCTTCCTCCCGCAGCGCCCTTATCTCCAGCCGGGCAGCCTGCGCAGCCAGATGATCTATCCGGACACCCGGACCGACCTGGATGACGACACCCTTCGCCGCATCCTGGACGAGGTCAGCCTGCCGGAGCTGGTCGATCGGGTCGGCGGCCTGGATGCGGTGCAGGATTGGGAGAAGCTGCTCTCGATGGGCGAGCAACAGCGTCTGGCCTTTGCCCGCGTGCTGGTGCGACGTCCCAAGATGGTCATCCTGGATGAGGCCACCAGCGCGCTCGATGGCCGCAATGAGCACCGGCTCTATCAGCGCCTGTGCGAGGACGGTGTCACGCTCGTCAGCATTGCGCATCGCCCCGCGGTGTTGCGGCATCACACCCATGTGCTGCGACTGCACGGAGGAGGTGAATGGTCGCTGCATCCGGCGGAAGGCTTTGCCTTCGAGTCCGACGATCCGGAGGCGGCCGACCCCCGGGTCAGCGCGGGCTCCGCACGCGGCGATGTCCGGACGCTGACCGGCACGTCGACGCCCGCGCTGGCGGCCGATCCCTTGGGGACGCCGATGAGCACGGCGCCCGTCGAAGCCGACGAGCCCAGGCGGGCGGCGATGTCCGAAGCCGACCGTTCCTCCATCGCTGGGCTGAGCCTCGGCACCGCCACCTGA
- a CDS encoding DUF1330 domain-containing protein, translated as MPAFILIDVTVTDAAQMAIYREWSTKAMKEHGAEVLVRGGEFEVLEGPWTPGRLVVLKFADREAAKGFYHSETYQHAKSLRENAGVMRMVLVDGV; from the coding sequence ATGCCCGCCTTCATCCTGATCGACGTGACCGTGACCGATGCCGCCCAGATGGCGATCTATCGCGAATGGAGCACCAAGGCGATGAAGGAGCATGGGGCGGAGGTGCTGGTGCGTGGCGGCGAGTTCGAGGTGCTGGAAGGCCCGTGGACCCCGGGCCGTCTGGTCGTGCTGAAGTTCGCCGACCGCGAAGCCGCCAAGGGCTTCTATCACTCCGAGACCTACCAACATGCCAAGTCGCTGCGCGAGAACGCCGGCGTCATGCGCATGGTGTTGGTCGACGGTGTGTGA
- the eno gene encoding phosphopyruvate hydratase encodes MSAIVDIVGREILDSRGNPTVECDVLLESGVMGRAAVPSGASTGSREAIELRDGDKSRYLGKGVLKAVEHINTEISEAVLGLDASEQAFLDKTLIDLDGTDNKSRLGANAMLAVSMAVARAAAEESGLPLYRYFGGMGGVQLPVPMMNVINGGAHANNTLDLQELMIIPVGAPSFREALRWGAEVFHALKKILHDKGISTAVGDEGGFAPSVESHEAAIQLILEAIDKAGYTAGEQIALGLDCAASEFYKDGKYVLEGEGGIQLSAEQWTDMLATWVDKYPIISIEDGMAEGDWDGWKHITEKLGEKVQLVGDDLFVTNTKILKEGIDKGIANSILIKINQIGTLTETFAAIEMAKRAGYTAVISHRSGETEDSTISDIAVGLNAGQIKTGSLSRSDRMAKYNQLLRIEEDLGDVAVYPGRSAFYNLR; translated from the coding sequence ATGAGCGCCATTGTTGATATCGTCGGCCGAGAGATCCTCGACAGCCGCGGCAATCCCACCGTGGAATGCGACGTGCTGCTGGAGTCCGGCGTGATGGGCCGTGCGGCCGTGCCTTCCGGCGCGTCCACCGGCTCGCGTGAAGCGATCGAACTGCGTGACGGCGACAAGTCGCGCTACCTGGGCAAGGGCGTGCTGAAGGCCGTCGAGCACATCAACACCGAGATCTCGGAAGCGGTGCTGGGGCTGGACGCGTCGGAACAGGCCTTCCTGGACAAGACCCTGATCGACCTGGACGGCACCGACAACAAGAGCCGCCTGGGCGCCAATGCGATGCTGGCGGTGTCGATGGCAGTGGCGCGTGCGGCGGCCGAAGAATCCGGCCTGCCGCTGTACCGCTACTTCGGCGGCATGGGTGGGGTGCAACTGCCGGTCCCGATGATGAACGTCATCAACGGCGGCGCGCACGCCAACAACACGCTGGACCTGCAAGAGCTGATGATCATCCCCGTGGGCGCACCGTCGTTCCGCGAGGCCCTGCGTTGGGGTGCCGAGGTTTTCCATGCGCTGAAGAAGATCCTGCACGACAAGGGCATCAGCACCGCCGTCGGCGACGAAGGCGGTTTTGCCCCCAGCGTGGAAAGCCACGAGGCGGCCATCCAGTTGATCCTGGAAGCCATCGACAAGGCCGGCTACACCGCCGGCGAACAGATCGCGCTCGGCCTGGACTGCGCTGCCAGCGAGTTCTACAAGGACGGCAAGTACGTCCTGGAAGGCGAGGGCGGCATCCAGCTGAGCGCTGAGCAGTGGACCGACATGCTGGCCACCTGGGTCGACAAGTACCCGATCATCTCGATCGAGGACGGCATGGCCGAAGGGGACTGGGATGGCTGGAAGCACATCACCGAGAAGCTGGGCGAGAAGGTGCAGCTGGTCGGCGACGACCTGTTTGTCACCAACACCAAGATCCTGAAGGAAGGCATCGACAAGGGCATCGCCAATTCGATCCTGATCAAGATCAACCAGATCGGCACCCTGACCGAGACCTTCGCGGCCATCGAGATGGCCAAGCGCGCTGGCTACACCGCCGTCATCTCGCACCGTTCGGGCGAGACCGAAGACTCGACGATTTCCGACATCGCCGTCGGCTTGAACGCGGGTCAGATCAAGACCGGTTCGCTGTCGCGGTCCGACCGCATGGCCAAGTACAACCAGCTGCTGCGCATCGAGGAAGACCTGGGCGACGTGGCGGTCTATCCTGGCCGTTCGGCGTTCTACAACCTGCGCTGA
- a CDS encoding NAD(P)/FAD-dependent oxidoreductase, producing MQRRHLIGAASAWAAAWPLGGSADPLPFASPALPARIRASVDRVIDIGVCTRPFRLQGPRIESERLFGKTVVHHYGHGGSGWSLSWGSAAIGALPLIQATGERRIAVIGGGAIGLTTARVAQQAGLRVRLYARERPPEVASTHATGMWTPDSRLCALAAATPAFERRWEAMARHAFRSYQQLLGAPGSPIEWRDGHVLSDTPFDAPGAGDHGLPGEPEYPDLMDLIADLRPRSSPLRPDQHPFKVAHARRFTQMVFHIRPYQRMLVEDFLRDGGEWIQRDFQHARELATLPERTLVNCTGYGAKALFNDPLLIPVRGQTARLIPQPEVTDLLVYRGHNLVVVPRRDGLLVQAQDPQDFNNPDHKVVRALTDAAVQRLASLFA from the coding sequence ATGCAACGACGTCATCTGATCGGCGCTGCCAGCGCCTGGGCTGCCGCATGGCCGCTCGGCGGCTCAGCGGACCCCTTGCCCTTCGCCTCACCCGCGCTTCCCGCCCGCATCCGCGCCAGCGTTGATCGCGTGATCGACATCGGCGTGTGCACCCGACCGTTCCGGCTGCAAGGGCCGCGCATCGAGTCGGAGCGCCTGTTCGGCAAAACCGTGGTCCACCACTACGGCCACGGCGGCAGCGGCTGGTCGCTGTCGTGGGGATCGGCCGCCATCGGCGCGCTGCCCCTGATCCAGGCGACCGGGGAACGTCGCATCGCCGTGATCGGCGGCGGCGCGATCGGACTGACCACCGCGCGCGTGGCGCAGCAGGCCGGCCTGCGGGTGCGCCTCTACGCCCGCGAACGCCCGCCCGAGGTCGCCTCCACCCACGCCACCGGGATGTGGACGCCCGACTCACGTCTGTGCGCGCTGGCCGCCGCCACACCGGCCTTCGAGCGACGCTGGGAGGCCATGGCTCGCCACGCGTTCCGCAGCTACCAGCAGTTGCTGGGCGCGCCGGGGTCCCCCATCGAATGGCGCGACGGTCATGTGCTGTCCGACACGCCGTTCGATGCCCCGGGTGCGGGCGACCATGGCCTGCCGGGCGAGCCCGAGTATCCCGACCTGATGGATCTGATTGCAGACCTGCGTCCAAGATCGAGCCCGCTGCGGCCGGATCAGCACCCGTTCAAGGTGGCCCATGCCCGGCGCTTCACCCAGATGGTGTTTCACATCCGACCCTATCAACGGATGCTGGTGGAGGACTTCCTGCGAGACGGCGGCGAGTGGATTCAACGGGACTTCCAGCATGCCCGCGAGCTGGCCACGTTGCCGGAGCGCACCCTGGTGAACTGCACGGGCTACGGCGCGAAGGCGCTGTTCAATGATCCGCTGCTGATCCCGGTGCGCGGCCAGACCGCTCGATTGATTCCGCAGCCTGAAGTCACCGACCTGCTCGTCTACCGCGGCCACAACCTGGTGGTGGTGCCCCGGCGCGATGGCTTGCTCGTCCAGGCGCAGGATCCGCAGGACTTCAACAACCCCGACCACAAGGTGGTGCGCGCGCTGACCGATGCCGCTGTGCAGCGGCTCGCATCGCTGTTCGCTTGA
- a CDS encoding M56 family metallopeptidase produces MGAIWLDSAVAALGWVLLHALWQVVLIAALAAVGLRALRGAAPQARYAVCAAALAACLALPLLHWLWLVQPSGQWRYDSDEALPRPLKELVDHLPLLVHAWASGVGLMSLRLGLGLVWVARLRRRATAAPAEWQARLDALRRRLHIHRPVPLRLLPTLDGPITVGAFRPLVLVPASLLTGLPAPLIDALLAHELAHVRRWDFLVNLLQSLAEALLFFHPAVWWLSARMRHEREQVADALAADALEGDRHRVATALAALSQFNASPASRPSVRRPDPDARAGRSAPPPFPALSARGGHLLQRIEQLMITTPHTTSWKLALPALLLACATLLVQAASHAPVAVDEPTQARSPQRQSGVVTAAAPVAAPAFQTVSGTQMMKLPVNARHVMVVDDSGRVMMAKDPDAIVPIASLTKLMTAMVVLDAHQDPQAMLRIDAADVDLLKHSRSRVAVGAQMTRAAALELALMSSENRAAAALARAYPGGTAAFEAAVQAKIQALGLTRTTLVDPTGLSPANTSTATEVARIAMAAAHYPDIARITSDKSSRVAINGRARELRNTNHLVGGKGWDIKLSKTGYTTEAGRCLTMRMKSGGQTLTVVLLDADGSAQRLRDASLIRKSLSRLAAA; encoded by the coding sequence ATGGGCGCGATCTGGTTGGACAGCGCCGTGGCGGCGCTGGGTTGGGTGCTGCTGCATGCGCTCTGGCAAGTGGTGCTGATCGCCGCCCTCGCCGCTGTCGGCTTGCGGGCACTGCGCGGTGCCGCCCCTCAGGCGCGCTACGCCGTCTGCGCGGCGGCCCTGGCCGCTTGTCTGGCCTTGCCGCTGCTGCACTGGCTATGGCTGGTGCAGCCGTCCGGCCAATGGCGCTACGACAGCGATGAGGCCCTGCCCCGCCCGCTGAAGGAACTGGTCGACCACCTCCCGCTGCTGGTCCACGCCTGGGCCAGCGGTGTCGGACTGATGAGCCTGCGTCTCGGTCTGGGGCTGGTGTGGGTGGCCCGACTGCGACGCCGCGCCACCGCCGCCCCGGCCGAGTGGCAGGCGCGGCTGGATGCGCTGCGCCGCCGACTTCACATCCACCGACCAGTGCCGCTGCGCCTGCTGCCGACGCTGGACGGCCCGATCACCGTCGGCGCCTTCCGCCCGCTGGTGCTGGTGCCCGCCAGCCTGCTCACCGGTCTGCCGGCGCCGCTGATCGACGCCCTCCTGGCCCATGAACTGGCCCATGTGCGGCGATGGGACTTCCTGGTCAATCTGCTGCAGAGCCTGGCCGAAGCGCTGCTGTTCTTCCATCCCGCCGTCTGGTGGCTGTCGGCCCGCATGCGGCATGAGCGCGAACAGGTCGCCGACGCGCTGGCCGCCGACGCGCTGGAGGGCGACCGTCATCGCGTGGCCACCGCCCTGGCCGCGCTGTCGCAGTTCAACGCATCCCCCGCATCCCGCCCATCCGTCCGGCGCCCCGATCCGGACGCCCGCGCCGGCCGGTCCGCCCCTCCCCCCTTTCCCGCGCTGTCCGCCCGCGGCGGCCACCTCCTGCAACGCATCGAGCAACTGATGATCACCACGCCGCACACCACCAGCTGGAAGCTGGCCCTGCCTGCCTTGTTGCTGGCCTGCGCGACCCTGCTGGTCCAAGCCGCCAGCCATGCGCCCGTCGCCGTGGACGAGCCCACCCAGGCCCGCTCGCCGCAGCGTCAGTCCGGCGTCGTGACCGCCGCCGCACCGGTCGCCGCACCGGCCTTCCAGACCGTGTCCGGCACACAGATGATGAAGCTGCCGGTCAATGCGCGGCATGTGATGGTGGTCGACGACAGCGGTCGGGTCATGATGGCCAAGGATCCGGATGCGATTGTTCCGATCGCCTCGCTGACCAAGCTGATGACCGCGATGGTGGTCCTGGATGCCCACCAGGATCCGCAGGCGATGTTGCGGATCGACGCCGCCGATGTCGACCTGCTCAAGCACAGCCGCTCCCGGGTGGCAGTCGGCGCCCAGATGACACGCGCCGCGGCGCTTGAACTGGCGCTGATGTCCTCGGAAAACCGCGCCGCCGCCGCCCTGGCCCGTGCCTATCCCGGCGGCACCGCCGCCTTCGAGGCCGCCGTGCAGGCGAAGATCCAGGCGCTCGGCCTGACCCGCACCACCCTGGTCGACCCCACCGGCCTGTCGCCCGCCAACACCTCGACCGCCACCGAAGTGGCCCGCATCGCCATGGCCGCAGCGCACTATCCGGACATCGCCCGCATCACCAGCGACAAGAGCAGCCGCGTGGCGATCAATGGCCGCGCCCGGGAGCTGCGCAACACCAACCACCTGGTCGGCGGCAAGGGCTGGGACATCAAACTGTCCAAGACCGGCTACACCACCGAGGCCGGCCGCTGCCTGACGATGCGCATGAAGAGCGGCGGTCAGACGCTGACCGTCGTGCTGCTCGATGCCGATGGCTCTGCCCAGCGCCTGCGTGATGCGTCGCTGATCCGCAAGTCGCTGTCGCGTCTGGCCGCCGCCTGA
- the ftsB gene encoding cell division protein FtsB, with protein MKALAIVLTAFLVAIQAQLWFGKGGLARGVQLRAELREQMEANEKARARNAQLQAELLDLREGLEMVEEKARLELGMVKPDEVFVPLRR; from the coding sequence GTGAAAGCCCTGGCCATCGTCCTCACAGCCTTCCTTGTCGCCATCCAGGCCCAGCTCTGGTTTGGCAAGGGCGGGCTGGCGCGCGGCGTCCAGTTGCGGGCCGAACTGCGTGAGCAGATGGAGGCCAACGAGAAGGCGCGGGCCCGCAACGCACAATTGCAGGCCGAACTGCTGGACCTTCGCGAAGGCCTGGAGATGGTCGAGGAAAAGGCCCGGCTCGAACTGGGCATGGTCAAGCCGGACGAAGTCTTCGTTCCGCTGCGTCGCTGA
- a CDS encoding CTP synthase translates to MTKYVFVTGGVVSSLGKGIASASLAALLESRGLKVTLIKLDPYINVDPGTMSPFQHGEVFVTDDGAETDLDLGHYERFITTRMKRSNNFTTGQIYMSVLEKERRGDYLGKTVQVIPHITNEMQEFIRRGAGHGTPDAVDVAIVEIGGTVGDIESLPFLEAARQMSLKLGPTNVAYVHLTYVPWIAAAGELKTKPTQHTVQKLREIGIQPDALLCRADRRIPDDEREKISLFTNVPEYGVISMWDVNTIYKVPRVLHEQGLDQLICTKLQLNTKSADLKRWDTLVSEVENPKTEVTIAMCGKYTDLSDSYKSLNEALRHAGIHNHARVNIEYVDSETLDADGIRQLSQYDAILVPGGFGKRGVEGKILAAQYAREHQTPYLGICLGMQVATIEYARHKADLAGANSTEFEPDAQHKVIALIDEWQDADGTIQKRDEKSDLGGTMRLGAQSSDVKPGTLAYEIYGPVVTERHRHRYEANEHYLDQLQHAGLVISAITQREKLTEIVELPREVHPWYMGVQFHPEFKSTPWDGHPLFIAFIKAALEHKAKAHPEAKAA, encoded by the coding sequence ATGACCAAGTACGTCTTCGTCACCGGCGGTGTCGTGTCCTCCCTCGGCAAGGGCATCGCATCGGCCTCTCTCGCCGCCTTGCTCGAGTCCCGCGGCCTCAAGGTCACCCTCATCAAGCTGGATCCCTACATCAACGTGGATCCGGGCACGATGTCCCCGTTCCAGCATGGCGAAGTCTTCGTGACCGACGACGGCGCCGAGACGGACCTGGACCTGGGCCACTATGAGCGCTTCATCACCACGCGGATGAAGCGGAGCAACAACTTCACGACCGGACAGATCTACATGTCCGTGCTGGAGAAGGAACGTCGCGGCGACTATCTCGGCAAGACGGTGCAGGTCATCCCGCACATCACCAACGAGATGCAGGAGTTCATCCGTCGCGGTGCCGGTCATGGCACGCCGGATGCGGTGGATGTGGCGATCGTCGAAATCGGCGGTACCGTGGGCGACATCGAGTCGCTGCCCTTCCTGGAAGCCGCTCGGCAGATGAGCCTGAAGCTCGGTCCGACCAATGTCGCCTATGTTCACCTGACCTATGTGCCGTGGATTGCCGCGGCCGGTGAACTCAAGACCAAGCCCACCCAGCACACCGTCCAGAAGCTGCGCGAAATCGGTATCCAGCCCGACGCGCTGCTGTGCCGTGCCGACCGCCGCATCCCGGACGATGAGCGCGAGAAGATCTCGCTGTTCACCAACGTCCCCGAATACGGCGTGATCTCGATGTGGGACGTGAACACCATCTACAAGGTGCCTCGCGTGCTGCATGAGCAGGGTCTGGATCAACTGATCTGCACCAAGCTGCAGCTCAACACCAAGTCGGCCGACCTCAAGCGTTGGGACACCCTGGTCAGCGAGGTCGAGAACCCCAAGACCGAAGTCACGATCGCGATGTGCGGCAAGTACACCGATCTGTCGGACAGCTACAAGTCGCTGAACGAGGCCCTGCGCCACGCCGGCATCCACAACCATGCGCGGGTGAACATCGAGTACGTCGATTCCGAAACGCTGGATGCGGACGGCATTCGCCAGCTCAGCCAGTACGACGCGATTCTGGTGCCGGGCGGTTTCGGCAAGCGCGGCGTGGAAGGCAAGATCCTGGCGGCCCAGTACGCCCGCGAGCACCAGACCCCCTACCTGGGCATCTGCCTGGGCATGCAGGTCGCGACCATCGAATATGCCCGTCACAAGGCTGACCTCGCGGGCGCGAACTCCACCGAGTTCGAACCCGACGCGCAGCACAAGGTGATCGCGCTGATCGACGAGTGGCAGGATGCAGACGGCACCATCCAGAAGCGCGACGAGAAGTCCGATCTGGGCGGCACGATGCGCCTGGGTGCCCAGAGCTCCGACGTCAAGCCGGGCACGCTGGCCTATGAGATCTACGGCCCGGTTGTGACCGAACGCCATCGTCATCGCTACGAGGCCAACGAGCACTATCTGGATCAGCTGCAGCACGCCGGCCTGGTGATCTCCGCGATCACCCAGCGCGAGAAGCTGACCGAGATCGTCGAACTGCCGCGCGAGGTGCACCCCTGGTACATGGGCGTGCAGTTCCACCCGGAGTTCAAGTCCACCCCTTGGGACGGCCACCCGCTCTTCATCGCCTTCATCAAGGCCGCGCTCGAGCACAAGGCCAAGGCCCATCCTGAAGCCAAGGCCGCCTGA
- a CDS encoding BlaI/MecI/CopY family transcriptional regulator: protein MSKTGLPPPTAGELDLLRVLWRLGPADARQVHEALLPERPDATYATVLRQLQVMHGKGLLERDETQRPQRYAPVQTQERLQTRLLKELIAKAFAGSGKALVMAALKGHVNAKERAEIQDLLDREAKS from the coding sequence ATGTCGAAAACTGGATTGCCACCCCCTACGGCGGGCGAACTCGATCTGCTGCGCGTGCTGTGGCGCCTCGGTCCCGCCGATGCCCGCCAGGTCCACGAGGCCCTGCTGCCCGAACGACCGGACGCCACCTATGCGACGGTGCTGCGCCAGTTGCAAGTGATGCACGGCAAGGGGCTGCTGGAACGCGATGAAACCCAGCGCCCGCAGCGCTATGCACCGGTGCAGACCCAGGAAAGACTCCAGACACGGCTGCTGAAGGAACTGATCGCCAAGGCCTTTGCCGGCTCCGGCAAGGCGCTGGTGATGGCGGCACTGAAGGGTCATGTGAATGCCAAGGAGCGGGCGGAGATCCAGGACCTGCTCGACCGCGAGGCCAAATCCTGA